A portion of the Sulfurospirillum diekertiae genome contains these proteins:
- a CDS encoding septum formation initiator: MSEVLDEFEEETEESGSSALFYLKVLSLVVLVVGFGLYIGDVLFGKSSLDVLLNLQADKDTLTVKIKNLKEENAVLQKEYFELRQLDPDR; encoded by the coding sequence ATGAGTGAAGTTTTAGACGAATTTGAAGAAGAAACCGAAGAGAGTGGAAGCTCTGCTCTCTTTTATCTTAAGGTTTTATCTTTAGTTGTTCTTGTTGTAGGATTTGGTCTGTATATTGGTGATGTTCTCTTTGGTAAAAGTTCACTCGACGTGCTTTTAAATCTTCAAGCTGATAAAGACACCTTAACTGTAAAAATAAAAAATCTCAAAGAAGAGAATGCTGTATTACAAAAAGAGTATTTTGAGTTACGACAGTTGGACCCTGATAGATAA
- a CDS encoding biotin synthase codes for MKKSIFLCAISNISSGSCAEDCGFCTQSARHHVDIARYKYKPVEQIVFEAKNAANNGAIGFCLVTSGLGLDDKKLAFVCEAARAVKAELPDLNLIACNGIATVEQLKMLKDAGINSYNHNLESSETFYTKICTTHSWESRYQTCMNVKEVGLSLCSGGIFGLGESQEERTAFIQNVKSLSPDTMPLNFYIQNPALPLKAAPLSEKEALKIITEVRTALPNTRLMVAGGRETTFKSKECDIFAAGADAIVIGDYLTTKGELPASDREMIERLGYEIATTCHA; via the coding sequence ATGAAAAAATCAATTTTTTTATGTGCTATATCAAATATCTCTAGTGGAAGCTGTGCGGAAGATTGTGGATTTTGCACACAAAGTGCTCGTCACCATGTCGATATAGCGCGTTACAAATATAAACCAGTCGAACAAATTGTTTTTGAGGCAAAAAATGCTGCAAACAATGGTGCTATTGGATTTTGTCTTGTTACATCTGGGCTTGGACTTGATGATAAAAAACTCGCTTTCGTTTGCGAAGCAGCACGTGCTGTTAAAGCAGAACTTCCTGATTTGAATTTGATCGCTTGCAATGGAATTGCGACTGTTGAGCAACTCAAGATGCTCAAAGATGCGGGTATCAACTCATACAATCACAACCTAGAAAGTTCTGAAACCTTTTATACTAAGATTTGTACCACTCATTCTTGGGAGAGTCGTTACCAAACCTGCATGAATGTTAAAGAAGTAGGCCTCTCTTTATGTAGTGGTGGTATTTTTGGACTTGGTGAGAGCCAAGAAGAGCGAACTGCATTTATACAAAATGTTAAGTCATTGAGTCCAGATACAATGCCTCTTAATTTTTACATTCAAAACCCTGCACTGCCACTGAAAGCTGCACCTTTAAGTGAAAAGGAAGCATTAAAAATTATTACTGAAGTAAGAACGGCTCTCCCAAATACACGACTGATGGTAGCTGGGGGACGTGAAACAACATTTAAAAGCAAAGAATGCGATATATTTGCAGCAGGTGCTGATGCTATCGTCATCGGGGACTATCTAACCACCAAGGGGGAGCTCCCAGCAAGTGATCGTGAGATGATCGAACGCTTGGGCTATGAGATTGCCACAACCTGTCATGCGTAG
- a CDS encoding 6-hydroxymethylpterin diphosphokinase MptE-like protein, giving the protein MHSIEAVALKTFQENLTYFEKNHKPLYEKLLILNQLIDGGLYKEHYALEYKEEGYFDILEINSNEWLYGENSIEYSKRIVDNLNLKRTGGVFKAHKYIYATEEQADYIDKSELSFHNSLWATIKIINYAQAYNGSETYMSRVHKVIFLDLGLGLHLDGVLTKLNPQVAFIQEKNLELFRLSLFVTNYKNLAQNRFVYFSIADDELSEKTTFLQFLDKGNNYNLTMKHIPFNLNYEPSLRRLQGYVLSQSYISYGYSAMLLRFIDSPHYLSQNYSFLNVNKMHSNNLLSEKPILLLFSGPSTLKNIEWVKANRHHFIVVSALSTCRLLQHNNISPDVVVHIDPGADATASLFEGIDVKEYFKNSIVLLASNVDETTVQEFERSKIHFIEQGTLYKKGFGRLSAPSVGEYSYGLFLVFGAKKIFLLGIDLALDSETLQTHGGFHVDQTQGKIDEKNASLDPSASVEYVRGNFLDQVPVLSPYKISHMQFEAFTDILKDATTSVYNLSNGAYLKGAEPLHVENYNWEQFAILDQSEIHHNLGQFFNSIGEAEFNEADKRQIKYQVSEAKKLEKIIKQFQKKKFAHVEAFLNTLSQLSWDLSDMDYKRNSDLAQVYYEYFPIILSYIFDLFNTKDLANPHKHMVQINAILVKQLLKISTLYISKLEGYVK; this is encoded by the coding sequence ATGCATAGTATAGAAGCAGTAGCATTAAAAACATTTCAAGAAAACCTCACATACTTTGAAAAAAACCATAAGCCCCTTTATGAAAAACTTCTCATTTTAAACCAACTCATCGATGGGGGGCTTTATAAAGAACATTATGCTCTTGAATATAAAGAAGAGGGATATTTTGATATCTTAGAGATAAACAGTAATGAATGGCTCTATGGAGAAAACAGCATAGAATATTCAAAAAGAATAGTTGACAATCTCAATCTAAAACGTACAGGTGGAGTTTTCAAAGCACATAAATATATTTATGCAACCGAAGAGCAAGCTGACTACATCGATAAAAGTGAACTTTCATTTCATAACTCACTGTGGGCGACAATTAAAATCATTAATTACGCACAAGCCTATAATGGTTCAGAAACGTACATGTCTAGAGTTCATAAAGTTATTTTTTTAGATCTTGGATTAGGGCTTCATCTAGATGGTGTTCTTACAAAATTGAATCCTCAAGTGGCTTTTATTCAAGAGAAAAATCTTGAACTCTTTAGACTTTCATTGTTTGTGACCAATTATAAAAATTTAGCACAAAATCGTTTTGTTTATTTTTCGATTGCAGATGATGAACTCTCAGAAAAAACAACCTTTCTTCAGTTTTTGGATAAAGGGAATAATTATAATCTTACGATGAAACATATTCCTTTTAATCTCAATTATGAACCATCCCTCAGACGACTTCAAGGGTATGTTCTTTCCCAAAGCTATATTAGCTATGGATATAGCGCTATGCTTCTTCGATTTATTGATTCACCTCATTATTTATCGCAAAACTACTCTTTTTTAAATGTCAATAAAATGCATTCAAACAATCTCTTATCAGAAAAACCTATTTTACTTCTTTTTTCTGGACCTTCCACCTTGAAAAATATTGAGTGGGTTAAAGCAAATCGCCATCATTTTATCGTAGTTTCAGCACTTTCTACATGTAGACTTCTGCAACACAATAACATCTCCCCTGATGTTGTTGTGCATATTGATCCAGGAGCAGACGCTACAGCATCTCTTTTCGAGGGCATTGATGTAAAAGAGTACTTTAAAAACTCTATCGTGCTTTTAGCCTCCAATGTAGATGAGACGACTGTTCAAGAATTTGAACGCTCAAAAATACATTTTATAGAGCAAGGGACACTCTATAAAAAAGGTTTTGGAAGACTTTCAGCACCCAGTGTTGGTGAGTACAGTTATGGACTTTTTCTAGTCTTTGGAGCAAAAAAAATATTTTTATTAGGTATAGATTTAGCCCTAGATAGTGAAACACTTCAAACCCATGGAGGCTTTCACGTTGACCAAACACAAGGTAAAATCGATGAAAAAAATGCTTCTCTTGATCCTTCAGCTTCAGTTGAGTATGTGCGTGGAAATTTTTTAGATCAAGTACCTGTTCTCTCTCCTTATAAAATATCTCATATGCAATTTGAAGCTTTTACTGATATATTAAAAGATGCGACTACATCTGTTTATAACCTTAGTAATGGAGCATACCTTAAAGGTGCGGAACCACTTCATGTTGAAAACTATAACTGGGAACAATTTGCAATACTTGATCAAAGTGAGATACATCATAATTTGGGTCAGTTTTTTAATAGTATTGGCGAAGCAGAGTTTAATGAAGCAGATAAAAGACAAATTAAATACCAAGTTTCAGAAGCCAAGAAGCTCGAAAAAATCATCAAACAGTTCCAAAAAAAGAAATTTGCACATGTTGAAGCATTCTTAAATACACTAAGCCAGCTCTCTTGGGATCTTAGTGATATGGATTATAAGCGTAACTCTGATTTAGCCCAAGTATATTACGAATATTTTCCTATTATACTAAGCTATATCTTTGACCTTTTCAACACAAAAGACCTTGCCAATCCTCATAAGCACATGGTGCAAATTAATGCTATATTGGTCAAACAACTGCTTAAAATATCAACACTGTATATTTCTAAACTTGAGGGTTATGTAAAATAA
- a CDS encoding flagellin N-terminal helical domain-containing protein: MGFRINTNVASLTAQTSAAVNNRNLDSSLAKLSSGLRINKAADDASGLAIANSLRAQASSLGQAVSNGNDAIGLIQTADGALSEYSNVLDTIKTKSVQAASDGQNSTSRLAIQKDISRLLENLNTIAKTTSFNGQKLLSGTFTNKEFQVGANANETIKASISSAETSQIGQTSRATLTVAAGENQLTLKSAISGKSITLESVNVLSNNDPENGLGNLAGIINKHSAETGITAKAVVSTTTDTAVAAGTTGNDFSINGINIGAINVSANDSDGALLTAINSKTTQTGVSATTSAGKLTLTASDGRAISVTGDASAVLGTTSDKMSTIGHLEVVQAGSATFQITGSDLGKAAGADITTTGSTNMVQDSQLAIGSTLGIGSTLAAGTKTGVIITATAGMSLVTDSSTADMTLAVGSTLASGSVVNKDTVLASKIGVSADTVLSSDMFVKAGSTLAANTKLDAGTVLQQDMTVAGVSYKSGMTLTAALTLSSSVILSKDMTINVASTSNVAQIGDGSTLLAGTITGADITLSSTSTLATDMTLKTGSVLSAGSTMAAGSVLGQSIVITSAAHVTTQATDLKVGSILTSASIIKEGSSLGGEVTMVSATSLNSDMLVKAGSLLISGTVLKAGTVITQDLTAAQAGNAGVGIKAGTVLGTDLTTTADIYTQNDMTLLKGTGTAGSIQAGSKLAANGGNQNSASLTDTTFSNLSKIDVTTLEGAMKAIDTVSAAMTNLDTIRSDLGSVQNQITSTINNISVTQVNVKSAESNIRDVDFASESANFSKYNILAQSGSYAMSQANSVQQNVLKLLQ; encoded by the coding sequence ATGGGTTTCCGTATTAACACAAACGTTGCATCACTTACTGCACAAACAAGTGCTGCAGTCAACAACAGAAATTTGGACAGTTCACTTGCCAAATTGTCTTCAGGTCTTCGTATCAATAAAGCAGCAGATGATGCTTCTGGTCTTGCAATTGCAAACTCACTTCGTGCACAAGCAAGTTCACTTGGTCAAGCTGTCTCTAATGGTAACGATGCAATCGGTTTGATTCAGACTGCCGATGGTGCGCTTAGCGAGTACTCAAACGTTCTTGATACTATCAAGACTAAATCTGTACAAGCAGCATCTGATGGTCAAAACTCTACTTCTCGTCTAGCCATTCAAAAAGACATCAGCCGTCTACTTGAGAACTTGAACACTATTGCTAAAACAACATCGTTCAACGGTCAAAAACTTCTTTCTGGTACCTTTACCAATAAAGAGTTCCAAGTTGGTGCAAATGCGAATGAGACGATTAAAGCTTCAATCTCTTCTGCAGAGACAAGTCAAATTGGTCAAACGAGTCGTGCAACACTTACCGTTGCTGCTGGTGAAAATCAATTAACGTTGAAAAGTGCGATTAGTGGTAAATCAATTACGCTTGAGTCAGTAAATGTATTGTCAAACAATGATCCTGAAAATGGTCTTGGTAATCTTGCCGGCATTATTAATAAACACAGTGCTGAAACAGGTATTACAGCAAAAGCAGTTGTTAGTACAACAACAGATACAGCAGTTGCTGCAGGTACTACAGGCAATGATTTTTCAATCAATGGCATCAATATTGGTGCTATCAATGTATCTGCTAACGACAGTGATGGTGCATTATTAACAGCGATCAACAGCAAAACAACTCAAACAGGTGTTTCTGCAACCACATCTGCAGGTAAACTCACATTGACAGCAAGTGATGGTCGTGCCATTAGTGTTACGGGTGATGCTTCTGCTGTTTTGGGAACTACATCTGACAAAATGAGTACAATTGGTCATCTTGAAGTCGTTCAAGCAGGTTCTGCTACATTCCAAATTACAGGTTCTGATCTTGGTAAAGCTGCTGGTGCAGATATCACAACGACTGGTTCAACGAATATGGTTCAAGATTCTCAGTTGGCAATTGGTAGTACACTTGGTATCGGTAGTACTCTTGCTGCAGGAACAAAAACAGGTGTAATTATTACAGCAACGGCAGGTATGAGTTTAGTTACAGACTCCTCAACAGCTGATATGACTCTAGCGGTTGGCTCTACTCTTGCTTCTGGTAGTGTAGTTAACAAAGATACTGTTCTTGCATCAAAAATTGGTGTTAGTGCTGATACAGTATTAAGCAGTGATATGTTTGTTAAAGCCGGTTCAACATTAGCGGCTAATACAAAGCTCGATGCTGGCACTGTGCTTCAACAAGACATGACAGTTGCGGGTGTTTCTTACAAATCAGGGATGACCTTAACCGCAGCCTTAACATTAAGCTCTAGCGTCATTCTTTCAAAAGATATGACAATCAATGTAGCTTCAACGAGTAATGTTGCGCAAATAGGTGATGGTAGTACTTTATTGGCAGGAACTATTACGGGAGCTGATATAACGCTATCTTCTACTTCAACACTTGCAACAGATATGACTCTTAAAACAGGTAGTGTTCTTAGTGCTGGTTCTACAATGGCGGCTGGAAGTGTTCTTGGTCAAAGTATTGTTATTACATCTGCTGCTCATGTTACAACACAAGCAACGGATCTTAAAGTAGGTTCAATCCTTACATCGGCTTCTATCATTAAAGAAGGCTCTTCTTTAGGTGGAGAGGTTACTATGGTGAGTGCTACATCACTAAATAGTGATATGCTTGTTAAAGCAGGTTCATTGTTGATTTCAGGTACAGTGTTAAAAGCGGGTACAGTTATAACACAAGATCTTACTGCTGCACAAGCGGGTAATGCTGGTGTTGGTATCAAAGCGGGTACAGTTCTAGGAACCGATCTTACAACAACAGCTGATATTTATACACAGAATGACATGACGTTGCTTAAAGGCACTGGCACTGCTGGTAGTATTCAAGCAGGTTCAAAACTTGCAGCCAATGGTGGAAACCAAAATAGTGCTTCTTTAACAGATACAACGTTTAGCAACCTTTCAAAAATTGATGTTACAACACTTGAAGGTGCGATGAAAGCTATTGATACAGTTAGTGCAGCGATGACAAACCTTGATACTATTCGTTCAGATTTAGGTTCTGTTCAAAATCAAATCACTTCAACTATCAATAATATTTCTGTAACACAAGTAAATGTTAAGAGTGCTGAGTCTAATATTCGTGATGTTGACTTTGCTTCAGAATCAGCTAACTTCTCAAAATATAACATTCTTGCTCAATCAGGAAGTTATGCAATGAGTCAAGCGAATTCTGTACAACAAAACGTATTAAAATTGTTACAATAG
- a CDS encoding amidase: MKTHLTHCDATELIGLLKAKKVSPREVSEAFLNAIAQKDPVLHAWEYINQEAIDRQLRKIETLDPKSHPLWGLPIGIKDNYNTFDMPTQMGSPLWKDFTPGNDARVVHYLRRSGALILGKTTTAEFAVHYQDKTRNPHDLERSPGTSSSGSAVAVAADMIPVAFGSQTAGSIGRPASYCGVYGYKPTFGILPRVGVLKTTDTLDTLGFLTKSARDLKLILDASRVHGKNYEYVYEHLDNYSSTPKKSFKIGIIKHPKWHLADHVAKEAFQHFVDKLNPTFFEVEELKYPAEMEKIYEIHGLIYDKTLSYYFREEFKQGTLISPIFHEIITQGQKTTLDAYKQSLQKQACLTLDFHNYFASYDVLLTLTTADEAPIGLTTPDIPDSNLIWTFLGMPTVSIPALKGKHGLPIGVLAIAKKYDDYLLLECVEKIQKENNETL, translated from the coding sequence ATGAAAACACATTTAACACACTGTGATGCCACAGAACTCATCGGTTTATTAAAGGCTAAAAAAGTTAGCCCCAGAGAAGTTTCCGAAGCGTTTTTAAATGCTATCGCCCAAAAAGACCCTGTACTTCATGCCTGGGAATACATCAATCAAGAGGCTATTGATAGACAATTACGTAAAATTGAAACGCTTGATCCTAAAAGCCATCCTCTTTGGGGTCTACCTATTGGAATTAAAGACAACTATAACACATTTGATATGCCAACACAGATGGGTTCACCGCTTTGGAAAGACTTTACGCCTGGAAATGATGCAAGAGTTGTACACTACCTAAGACGTAGCGGTGCATTAATTCTTGGCAAAACAACAACCGCGGAGTTTGCTGTACACTACCAAGATAAAACGCGTAACCCTCACGACCTTGAACGCTCTCCAGGGACAAGTTCCAGCGGTTCAGCCGTTGCAGTCGCTGCTGATATGATTCCCGTGGCATTTGGAAGCCAAACAGCAGGTTCAATTGGCAGACCTGCAAGTTACTGCGGTGTATATGGATACAAACCCACCTTTGGCATCCTTCCTCGTGTTGGTGTGCTTAAAACAACCGATACACTCGATACACTTGGATTTTTAACCAAAAGTGCCAGAGATTTAAAGCTGATTTTGGATGCTTCTAGAGTACATGGGAAAAACTACGAATATGTCTATGAACATCTGGACAATTATAGCTCTACCCCAAAGAAAAGCTTTAAAATAGGTATTATCAAACATCCAAAATGGCATCTTGCTGACCACGTTGCCAAAGAAGCATTTCAACACTTTGTAGACAAGCTTAATCCTACTTTTTTTGAGGTTGAAGAACTAAAATATCCTGCTGAAATGGAAAAAATTTATGAGATTCATGGTCTCATTTACGATAAAACACTCTCCTACTATTTTAGAGAAGAGTTTAAACAAGGCACACTCATTAGTCCTATTTTTCATGAGATTATCACTCAAGGGCAAAAAACAACCCTAGATGCTTACAAACAATCGCTACAAAAACAAGCGTGCTTGACACTTGATTTTCATAACTATTTTGCATCGTATGATGTCTTACTAACTCTTACAACAGCCGATGAAGCACCTATTGGATTAACCACACCTGATATACCAGATTCAAATCTTATTTGGACATTTTTGGGGATGCCTACGGTTTCCATACCGGCACTAAAAGGCAAGCATGGCCTTCCTATAGGAGTACTTGCTATTGCTAAAAAATATGACGACTACTTGCTTTTAGAATGTGTAGAAAAAATTCAAAAGGAAAACAATGAAACATTATAA
- a CDS encoding pseudaminic acid biosynthesis-associated methylase: protein MKHYKTEQEHFWAGEFGNDYVQRNKDQEIIATNIALFSKIIAKAPHVNSIIEFGSNIGLNLKAIKQLLPSVSLSAIEINQLAVEQLKAMGDIHVYHQSILDFMPDTQRDLTFIKGVFIHLNPEWLPMVYEKLYESSKRYICVVEYYNPTPIELSYRGFEGKLFKRDFAGELMDKYPDLTLIDYGFCYHRDPVFLQDDLTWFLMEKKALYA, encoded by the coding sequence ATGAAACATTATAAAACCGAACAAGAACATTTTTGGGCAGGTGAGTTTGGAAATGACTATGTACAACGTAACAAAGACCAAGAAATTATCGCTACGAATATCGCTCTTTTTTCAAAAATCATTGCCAAAGCGCCACATGTCAATTCTATCATAGAATTTGGCTCCAATATAGGGCTCAACCTTAAAGCGATCAAGCAGCTCCTTCCATCAGTTAGCCTTTCAGCGATTGAAATCAACCAGCTTGCCGTTGAACAATTAAAAGCTATGGGAGATATCCATGTGTATCATCAATCTATTTTAGACTTTATGCCCGATACACAAAGAGATTTAACCTTTATCAAAGGGGTTTTCATTCATCTTAACCCAGAATGGTTACCAATGGTTTATGAAAAATTGTATGAAAGCTCAAAACGCTATATTTGTGTTGTTGAATATTATAATCCAACACCAATTGAACTCTCATATCGAGGATTTGAAGGGAAATTATTTAAACGAGATTTCGCAGGAGAATTGATGGACAAATACCCTGATTTAACGCTGATCGATTATGGTTTTTGCTACCACCGCGACCCTGTGTTTCTTCAAGATGATTTGACATGGTTTTTGATGGAAAAAAAGGCTCTTTATGCATAG
- a CDS encoding AMIN domain-containing protein: MIDDLSFYINQNEITIFTKDTKVRDFLIADPYKVVVDFKKVNSYATRTLDFKKAPFVSATLGDHDDFYRIAILLDGHYRYDIEAFKGGYIIKLK; encoded by the coding sequence TTGATAGATGACCTCTCTTTTTATATCAATCAGAATGAGATTACTATTTTTACTAAAGATACTAAAGTGCGCGATTTTTTGATAGCAGATCCCTATAAAGTGGTTGTTGATTTCAAAAAGGTCAATTCTTATGCCACGAGAACATTGGATTTTAAAAAAGCTCCTTTTGTTTCAGCAACCCTTGGCGATCATGATGATTTTTATCGGATTGCTATTTTGTTGGATGGTCATTATCGTTATGATATAGAAGCTTTTAAGGGTGGATATATTATTAAGTTAAAGTAA
- a CDS encoding citrate synthase gives MSKESVTLIDNRTGTEYEFPILKSTLGPDVVDISTFYGSTGMFTLDRGFTSTASCRSRITYIDGDLGKLMYRGYDIAYLATKKSFLDTAFLLLHKELPTKDEYKNFLMELKKRSFIHESMRKLFDAFPDNAHPMAILSAAVSALSTFYFDHLDMDSPEEAKEMAHRIVAKIPTIAAFSYRYSQGLPIIYPDLDKGFTENFLYMIRGYPHHHIDLKPIEVKALDTIFTLHADHEQNASTTAVRVVASTHAHPYAAISAGIGALWGRAHGGANESVIRQLELIGNVDNVDKYIAKAKDPNDPFRLMGFGHRVYKNFDPRATILKNLQKQLVNELSIDSELMEVAHRIEEIALNDEYFIKRKLYPNIDFYSGLILQALKIPKEMFAVIFVIGRTPGWISQWLELKEQPDMKIARPRQHYLGPLERTPKYEI, from the coding sequence ATGAGTAAAGAGTCAGTTACCCTTATCGACAATCGTACGGGCACAGAGTATGAATTTCCGATCCTTAAGTCAACACTAGGACCTGATGTTGTTGATATTTCAACATTCTATGGTAGCACAGGTATGTTTACCTTAGATCGTGGTTTTACCTCCACAGCAAGCTGTAGGTCACGTATTACATATATTGATGGTGATCTTGGAAAGTTGATGTATCGTGGTTATGATATTGCGTATCTTGCAACCAAAAAATCATTCTTAGATACTGCTTTTTTACTCTTACACAAAGAGCTTCCTACAAAAGATGAATATAAAAACTTTTTAATGGAGCTCAAAAAGCGTTCCTTTATTCATGAAAGTATGCGTAAACTTTTTGATGCCTTTCCTGATAATGCACACCCAATGGCAATTCTATCAGCAGCTGTTTCAGCACTCTCAACCTTTTACTTTGATCACCTAGATATGGATTCACCGGAAGAAGCAAAAGAGATGGCGCACCGCATTGTTGCTAAAATTCCAACAATTGCTGCCTTTTCATATCGTTATTCTCAAGGCCTACCCATCATCTACCCTGATTTAGATAAAGGGTTCACAGAAAACTTTCTCTATATGATTAGAGGGTATCCTCATCATCACATTGACCTTAAACCAATCGAAGTCAAGGCGCTTGACACCATCTTTACCCTCCATGCAGACCACGAACAAAATGCCTCTACCACTGCCGTTCGCGTTGTTGCATCTACACATGCACACCCTTATGCGGCTATTTCAGCAGGTATTGGTGCTTTATGGGGACGAGCACATGGTGGAGCCAATGAGTCGGTTATTCGTCAACTTGAACTTATTGGAAATGTGGATAATGTGGATAAATATATTGCAAAAGCAAAAGATCCTAATGATCCATTTAGATTGATGGGCTTTGGTCACAGAGTGTATAAAAACTTCGATCCACGTGCAACTATTTTGAAAAATCTCCAAAAACAGTTGGTCAATGAGCTTTCGATTGATAGTGAATTGATGGAAGTTGCCCATCGTATTGAAGAGATTGCTTTGAATGATGAATACTTTATTAAACGTAAACTCTACCCAAATATTGACTTTTACTCAGGACTTATCTTGCAAGCACTTAAAATTCCAAAAGAGATGTTTGCGGTTATCTTTGTTATTGGTAGAACACCTGGTTGGATTTCACAATGGCTTGAGCTTAAAGAGCAGCCTGATATGAAAATTGCACGTCCTCGTCAACATTACCTTGGACCACTTGAGCGTACACCTAAATACGAGATATAA
- the eno gene encoding phosphopyruvate hydratase — protein MIYIEDIAADEVLDSRGNPTVRAKVTLSDGTVASAIVPSGASTGKREALELRDSDSRYMGKGVLKACENVNTEISDELIGLSPFNQAFIDETMLKLDGTENYGRLGANAVLGVSMAVARAAALSLGIPLYRYLGGANAMTLPTPMFNIINGGSHANNSVDFQEYMIMPLNFENFGEALRSCVEVYHQLKKIIAAMGESTALGDEGGFAPNLKDNEEPIKVIMQAIEKAGYKPGVDIGIALDVASSELVADGGGYRLESEKRTLSSAELVSYYENLCAKYPIVSIEDGLSEDDWDGWKLLTEKLGSKVQLVGDDLFVTNKKILSEGIAKGIGNAILIKPNQIGTVTETMQTVRLAQRNNYKCVMSHRSGESEDAFIADFAVALNTGEIKTGATARGERTAKYNRLLEIDKELEFGDYIGKQLFIK, from the coding sequence ATGATCTATATTGAAGATATTGCGGCAGACGAAGTTTTAGATAGTAGAGGAAATCCAACCGTTCGGGCAAAAGTAACCTTAAGTGATGGCACTGTTGCAAGTGCAATTGTACCAAGTGGGGCAAGCACAGGTAAGCGTGAGGCATTAGAACTCAGAGATAGCGATAGTCGTTATATGGGCAAAGGCGTACTCAAAGCATGTGAAAACGTCAATACTGAAATTTCGGATGAGTTGATTGGGCTGAGTCCTTTCAATCAAGCATTTATTGATGAAACGATGTTAAAATTGGATGGTACCGAGAACTATGGTCGACTAGGAGCAAATGCGGTGCTTGGTGTTTCTATGGCTGTTGCACGTGCGGCTGCACTAAGTCTTGGCATTCCTCTTTATCGCTATCTTGGCGGTGCAAATGCAATGACGCTTCCAACACCGATGTTTAATATTATCAACGGTGGTAGCCATGCCAATAATAGCGTTGATTTTCAAGAATATATGATTATGCCTCTCAACTTTGAGAATTTTGGAGAAGCATTAAGATCTTGTGTGGAAGTGTATCATCAGTTGAAAAAAATCATTGCAGCTATGGGTGAAAGCACCGCACTTGGCGATGAGGGCGGTTTTGCGCCGAATTTGAAAGATAATGAAGAACCTATCAAAGTGATTATGCAAGCAATCGAAAAAGCGGGTTATAAACCGGGTGTTGATATTGGCATTGCATTAGATGTTGCCAGTAGCGAGCTTGTAGCTGATGGTGGTGGCTATAGACTTGAGTCTGAAAAAAGAACATTGAGTAGTGCAGAGCTTGTTTCTTATTATGAAAATCTTTGCGCAAAATACCCAATTGTTTCTATTGAAGATGGGTTAAGCGAAGATGACTGGGATGGGTGGAAACTTTTGACTGAAAAATTGGGCTCAAAAGTTCAATTGGTTGGCGATGATCTCTTTGTAACCAATAAAAAAATCTTAAGTGAAGGTATTGCAAAAGGTATTGGTAATGCTATTTTGATTAAACCAAATCAAATTGGTACTGTGACAGAGACAATGCAGACAGTACGCTTAGCTCAACGCAATAATTATAAATGTGTTATGAGCCATCGAAGTGGTGAAAGTGAAGATGCCTTTATTGCTGATTTTGCGGTAGCTCTGAATACAGGTGAAATCAAAACAGGTGCAACTGCCAGAGGTGAGCGAACCGCCAAGTACAACCGTTTATTAGAAATTGATAAAGAGTTAGAATTTGGCGATTACATAGGAAAACAGCTCTTTATTAAATGA